The following proteins are encoded in a genomic region of Oncorhynchus masou masou isolate Uvic2021 chromosome 32, UVic_Omas_1.1, whole genome shotgun sequence:
- the LOC135525828 gene encoding protein Z-dependent protease inhibitor-like: MMMKVGLLFLLTYVCTFTPVYQTQERSPNITDLTYKNMDFAMNLYRKIAGYHDKNIFFSPLSISTAFATLSMAAQGPTRDQIVKGLNLAHLDRENQPDIIPELFQHLQGNITQDGSLKFDQSTALFVRLTFEVERDYSDQVKKFFNADITNVDFADRKASVALINDYITRKTGNKVKEVVSNLDPLTQLMLINTIFFQGEWQMPFNPNHTENGRFFIDNYNIVQVPMMFRMEDKFYTMDDIPLKAKVLKLPYREGVSMLILLPNKGLDYTTIDDEITTKRFLSWIKNLKKMKLEVQLPKFKMEQSYAMHSILPDLGISSIFHDTANLTRLSKDPGLKVSEVLHKAVIEVDEKGTTAAAATEGTITGYALPSSFIVNRPFFFFIYHEATNSLLFMGRVIDPTKN; the protein is encoded by the exons ATGATGATGAAGGTGGGACTCCTTTTCCTCCTGACCTATGTCTGCACCTTCACCCCTGTCTACCAAACTCAAGAGCGGAGCCCCAACATTACAGACCTGACCTACAAGAACATGGACTTTGCCATGAATCTCTACAGAAAGATTGCAGGTTACCAtgataaaaacatatttttctcACCCCTGAGCATATCCACAGCTTTTGCCACCCTCTCCATGGCAGCGCAGGGTCCCACACGAGACCAGATAGTGAAGGGGCTCAACCTGGCCCACCTAGATCGGGAGAACCAGCCAGACATAATTCCAGAACTCTTCCAACACCTCCAAGGGAACATCACACAAGATGGATCATTGAAATTTGACCAGAGCACCGCCCTCTTCGTCCGCCTAACttttgaggtagagagagactacagTGACCAGGTCAAGAAATTCTTCAACGCTGACATCACCAATGTTGACTTTGCAGATAGAAAAGCTAGCGTTGCCCTGATCAATGACTACATAACGAGAAAGACTGGTAACAAAGTCAAGGAGGTGGTCTCTAACTTGGATCCACTCACCCAACTCATGCTCATCAACACCATTTTCTTTCAGG GTGAATGGCAAATGCCCTTCAACCCCAATCACACAGAAAATGGACGCTTCTTTATTGACAACTACAACATTGTCCAGGTGCCCATGATGTTTAGAATGGAGGATAAGTTCTACACAATGGATGACATTCCCCTGAAAGCCAAGGTGCTGAAGCTACCTTACCGGGAGGGCGTTTCAATGCTTATTCTGCTACCCAACAAAGGCCTGGATTATACCACAATCGATGACGAGATCACAACTAAGAGATTCCTCAGCTGGATCAAAAACctgaaaaaaat GAAACTGGAAGTTCAACTGCCCAAGTTCAAGATGGAGCAATCTTATGCCATGCACAGCATCCTTCCAGATTTGGGCATATCCAGTATCTTCCATGACACCGCTAACCTCACTAGGTTGAGCAAAGACCCAGGCCTGAAGGTGTCAGAG GTGTTGCACAAGGCAGTGATTGAGGTGGATGAGAAAGGCACCACTGCAGCCGCTGCCACAGAAGGCACCATCACTGGATATGCCTTACCCTCTTCCTTCATCGTCAACCGACCATTCTTCTTTTTTATTTACCATGAGGCCACTAACAGCTTGTTGTTCATGGGCCGAGTGATTGACCCCACCAAAAACTGA
- the ddx24 gene encoding ATP-dependent RNA helicase DDX24 has protein sequence MKPNRSQMKNMRPFSRPKSAKRGIHVKGSWKAVELDPSLFSEEGMGGLVCFEELTDYRLIDSAKEEAKAEAKAEKDKKKREERKEKKKAKKRKASEGDKDGGKQEEVCEGGSDKNETSEKPARKKNKKKTAQQNDPTTQDDTSVDSKVKSEEVRDEVQNLENGSENVVVKEEKEKGPEETVSQDAVTCPEDAQPQSNNTMTDGKNKKKRKKKRKVEKHTVPESQLAQESQTDLPPQGKMSKLSKKKAKNWTNAARSGSDQNSDVTAWKDLFVPDQVLKALSSLGFGSPTAIQALALPPAIRDHMDIVGAAETGSGKTLSFGIPMIHHILEWKKGVDECEGVTDGQTEPGTQVESLYLPTVEESVETSISMDTSNEVTEPAPKTRAVSKEACTEETTEQEDPQEQGSEDVAEEDNAADDKEIIEEGDEKTIEEEEDDEEIYQEDEDESDSEKMGCVKVIENMEFDFDNTAEEDDTLKVSEKQPLLGLVLCPTRELAVQVKHHIDAVAKFTDIKTAIVVGGMAQQKQIRMLKRRPEIIIATPGRLWEMIKERHPHLVNLRQLRCLVIDEADRMVERGHFAELESLLEMLNTVQFNPKRQTFVFSATLTMAHSLPTRVLQKKGKKVDQRSKLEVLMEKVGIRSKPKVIDLTRKEATVETLTETRIHCEKEEKDFFLYYFLLQYPGRTMVFANSIDCIKRLNSLLVILDRTPLPLHANMHQKQRLKNLERFAERESCVLLTTDVAARGLDIPNVQHVIHYQVPRTSETYVHRSGRTARATKEGLSLLLVGPDDMMNFKKIYRALGKDEEVPMFPIQSKCMAAIKERVNMARKIEKIEFHNSREKQHNSWFKQAAEALEVDLDDDVLLGGRKDEEDDRQQQKMVKGMKKHLKHLISQPVFKNVMKTKYPTQMGKLSLPNMPLHGLETALTSVSNQKKRQKQKKKQQSS, from the exons ATGAAGCCCAACAGGAGCCAGATGAAAAATATGCGCCCTTTCTCTCGGCCGAAGTCAGCCAAACGGGGGATCCATGTGAAGGGCAGCTGGAAAGCAGTAGAACTGGACCCCAGTCTCTTCTCAGAAGAGGGCATGGGGGGACTAGTCTGTTTTGAGGAGCTGACAGACTACCGCCTGATAGACTCTGCCAAGGAAGAAGCTAAAGCAGAAGCTAAAGCAGAAAAAGAtaaaaagaagagagaagaaagaaaagaaaagaaaaaagctAAGAAAAGAAaggctagtgagggagataaggatggagggaaacaggaggaggtaTGTGAGGGAGGTAGTGACAAAAATGAAACGTCTGAAAAACCAGCTAGGAAGAAGAATAAAAAGAAAACAGCCCAACAAAATGATCCAACCACACAGGATGACACTTCTGTGGACAGTAAAGTGAAAAGTGAGGAGGTGAGGGACGAAGTCCAAAACCTTGAAAATGGTTCAGAGAACGTTGTGGTCAAGGAGGAAAAGGAAAAAGGCCCTGAAGAAACTGTCTCCCAAGATGCTGTTACGTGTCCTGAGGATGCTCAGCCACAATCAAACAATACAATGACTGATGGCAAAAATAAGAAAAAGAGGAAAAAGAAAAGAAAGGTAGAAAAGCACACAGTCCCAGAGTCACAGCTAGCGCAGGAGTCACAGACAGACTTACCCCCTCAAGGCAAAATGTCTAAACTCTCCAAAAAGAAAGCAAAGAATTGGACCAATGCGGCGCGCTCTGGTTCTGACCAAAACTCAGATGTGACAGCGTGGAAGGATCTGTTTGTCCCTGACCAAGTGTTGAAGGCACTGAGCAGTCTAGGGTTCGGATCACCCACGGCCATTCAAGCTCTGGCATTGCCACCTGCTATCAGAGACCATATGGACATTGTTGGGGCCGCCGAGACGGGAAGTGGGAAGACGCTGTCTTTCGGCATCCCCATGATCCATCATATCCTGGAGTGGAAGAAGGGAGTAGATGAATGTGAGGGGGTGACTGATGGCCAGACTGAGCCAGGAACACAGGTGGAAAGCTTGTACCTGCCGACTGTGGAAGAATCTGTAGAGACAAGTATTTCCATGGACACCAGCAACGAGGTCACTGAGCCAGCTCCAAAGACCAGGGCTGTGTCTAAAGAGGCCTGCACTGAGGAAACCACAGAGCAGGAAGATCCACAAGAGCAGGGGAGTGAAGATGTAGCAGAGGAAGACAATGCTGCTGATGACAAAGAAATCATTGAGGAGGGTGACGAAAAAAcaattgaggaggaggaggatgatgaagaaATATATCAGGAGGACGAGGATGAGAGTGACTCTGAAAAGATGGGGTGCGTCAAAGTCATTGAGAATATGGAGTTTGACTTTGACAACACAGCAGAAGAAGATGATACTCTGAAAGTCAGTGAGAAACAGCCATTGTTAGGGTTGGTTCTGTGCCCTACCAGGGAGCTGGCTGTACAGGTGAAACATCACATTGATGCTGTGGCCAAGTTTACTG ATATAAAAACAGCGATTGTGGTCGGCGGAATGGCTCAGCAGAAACAGATCAGGATGCTGAAACGGAGACCTGAGATCATCATTGCTACTCCAGGACGCCTGTGGGAGATGATCAAAGAGAGGCATCCACATCTGGTCAACCTAAGGCAGCTAAG GTGTCTAGTCATTGACGAAGCAGACCGCATGGTGGAAAGAGGCCATTTTGCTGAGCTGGAAAGTCTGCTGGAGATGCTGAACACTGTCCAGTTCAACCCAAAGAGGCAGACATTTGTGTTCTCCGCCACCCTGACCATGGCCCACAGCTTGCCCACCCGTGTCCTGCAGAAGAAGGGCAAGAAGGTGGACCAGCGAAGCAAGCTGGAGGTCCTTATGGAGAAAGTTGGGATCAGGTCCAAGCCTAAAGTCATTGATCTGACCCGGAAGGAGGCTACAGTCGAGACCCTGACTGAGACACGGATACACTGTGAAAAGGAAGAGAAGGATTTCTTCCTTTACTACTTCCTGCTCCAGTATCCAGGCCGGACTATGGTGTTTGCCAACAGTATTGACTGCATCAAGCGGCTTAACTCTCTGCTGGTCATCCTGGACCGTACTCCACTGCCACTGCATGCCAACATGCACCAGAAGCAGCGCCTAAAGAACCTTGAGAGGTTCGCTGAGAGGGAGAG CTGTGTGCTCCTGACAACTGATGTGGCTGCAAGAGGGCTGGACATTCCAAATGTTCAACATGTCATTCATTACCAG GTTCCAAGGACATCAGAGACTTATGTCCACCGCAGTGGTAGGACAGCACGAGCCACCAAAGAGGGGCTCAGTTTGCTCTTGGTTGGGCCAGATGACATGATGAACTTCAAGAAAATTTACAGAGCTCTGGGAAAGGATGAGGAGGTTCCCATGTTTCCCATACAGAGCAAGTGCATGGCTGCCATCAAG GAGCGAGTCAACATGGCCAGGAAGATAGAGAAGATTGAGTTCCACAAcagcagagagaagcagcacaacTCTTGGTTTAAGCAAGCAGCAGAAGCTCTGGAGGTGGATCTTGATGATGATGTTTTGCTTG GGGGGAGGAAGGACGAGGAGGACGACAGGCAGCAACAGAAGATGGTGAAGGGCATGAAGAAGCACCTGAAACACCTGATTTCTCAGCCTGTATTTAAGAATGTGATGAAGACCAAGTACCCCACACAGATGGGTAAGCTCTCCCTGCCCAACATGCCCCTACATGGTTTGGAAACGGCCTTGACCAGTGTCTCCAATCAGAAGAAAAGACAGAAACAAAAGAAAAAGCAGCAGTCGAGTTAA